The sequence GCGTTGAAGGTTGCCGTGACGTTTATGTTCCGTGTCATCGTGCCTCTGCATGTCGTCGATGTTCCCGCGAAGGCGCAGTCGCCGCCCCATCCGGCGAAGACCGAATTGGAGTCAGGCGCGGCCGTGATGGTCACCGCGGTGCCCGATGCTAACACCGTCCCCGACGGGTTCGACGTGATGGTCCCCGAGCCCGTGCCGGCCGTGGCAGTTGTCAGGGTGTACGTTGTGGTGCCGCTGCTTGATTGCGCGAAGGTCGCCGCGATGGTATGGTTGGCCGTAACGTTGGAGAATGTGTAGGAGTTCACGGCGCCCACCGACTGACCGTCGACGGTCACGTTGCTGATCGTGTAGCCCGAGGCGGGTGTTATCGTGAAGGATTTACTGGAGCCCGAGCTCACGCTCACGCCGCCCGACGGTGATATGGAACCCCCCGTCCCCGCTGACGCGCTGATGGTATAGTATGTGGTGGTCGCGCTCCTGGTGAAATTGGCCGTGACGCTTATGTTCCTCGTCATCTTGCCGCTGCAGGTCTTCGACGTTCCCGCGAAGGCACAGTCGCCGCCCCACCCGGTGAAAGTGGAGCCGGAGTCAGGCGCGGCCGTGATGGTCACCGCGGTGCCCGACGTGAACACCGTCCCTGACGGGTTCGATGTGACGGTTCCCGAGCCCGTTCCTGCCGTGGCGAGTGTGAGCGTGTAGGTGGTGGTCGATGTTGCCGCTGCCTGGGAGATGGAGAATGTCTTCCCCGCAACCGTGAAGGCCGCGGTTCTCGCCGAGCCTGTGTTGGCCG is a genomic window of Syntrophorhabdus sp. containing:
- a CDS encoding fibronectin type III domain-containing protein, whose protein sequence is MTLGWDAAAGVSGYKLHRGTASGSYTTSVNVGNQTSYTLSDLTSGTTYYFAVTAYDSSQEESSYSNEVSYASGGSCTYSISPSSASFTSGGGTGTITVTAASGCTWSASTGVSWATISSGTSGTGSGTVTYSVAANTGSARTAAFTVAGKTFSISQAAATSTTTYTLTLATAGTGSGTVTSNPSGTVFTSGTAVTITAAPDSGSTFTGWGGDCAFAGTSKTCSGKMTRNISVTANFTRSATTTYYTISASAGTGGSISPSGGVSVSSGSSKSFTITPASGYTISNVTVDGQSVGAVNSYTFSNVTANHTIAATFAQSSSGTTTYTLTTATAGTGSGTITSNPSGTVLASGTAVTITAAPDSNSVFAGWGGDCAFAGTSTTCRGTMTRNINVTATFNAKTTTSSHTISAYAGYGGTVSPSGSVSVASGSSKAFTITPKTGFSIRYVLVDGVNVGAVSSYTFSNVTANHTIRAYFKYGYY